The Thermothielavioides terrestris NRRL 8126 chromosome 2, complete sequence genome includes a region encoding these proteins:
- a CDS encoding carbohydrate-binding module family 18 protein (CAZy_ID 269716) — protein MRSIYVGLAAALCWTGVLGLDANNHATDERIAELAGLAAGRRLMKFGTRHRNATSNFAELGLRQANDQCGAQYGRCPGDLCCSSYGYCGDSIDYCNPLFDCQPDYGTCGWPRTTAALPPTTTTTSTPVAPPTTQPTTTTTTRPTSLPTTTTTTSSGASPTAGMQTTTNGMCGNNTMCIGNPNFGPCCSQFFWCGSSIEYCGAGCQSAYGACLGVPGQPGNPPTNVTTTPGFPGQTTTTTTPTPPPTTTTSRPTTTTTTTTSSSPTVSIPPGLTSSTDGRCGNGVTCLGSNFGRCCSQFGYCGDGDQYCPYIVGCQPQFGYCDPQTGGG, from the coding sequence ATGAGGTCCATCTACGTCGGCTTAGCAGCAGCGCTGTGCTGGACCGGCGTGTTGGGTCTGGACGCCAATAACCATGCAACGGACGagcgcatcgccgagctggctggGTTGGCTGCCGGCCGTCGCCTCATGAAATTCGGCACCCGGCACCGCAACGCCACCAGCAACTTCGCCGAGCTGGGACTGCGGCAGGCAAACGACCAGTGCGGCGCCCAGTACGGCAGGTGCCCTGGAGATCTGTGCTGCTCCAGCTACGGCTACTGCGGTGACTCGATCGACTACTGCAACCCGCTCTTTGACTGCCAGCCAGACTACGGCACCTGCGGGTGGCCGAGGACGACTGCCGCACTGCCgcccacgacgacgacgacgtctACGCCGGTTGCACCCCCTACCACGCAGCCGAccacgaccacgaccacgCGGCCGACAAGCCTCCcgactaccaccaccacgacgtCTTCAGGCGCCTCTCCCACGGCCGGCATGCAGACCACCACCAACGGTATGTGCGGCAACAACACCATGTGCATCGGCAACCCCAACTTCGGCCCCTGCTGCTCGCAGTTTTTCTGGTGCGGCTCCTCCATCGAGtactgcggcgccggctgccaGAGCGCGTACGGCGCCTGCCTTGGCGTGCCGGGTCAGCCCGGCAACCCCCCAACCAACGTCACCACGACGCCCGGCTTTCCCGGCCAGACCACCACTACGACCACGCCCACTCCTCCGCCaaccacgacgacgagcagacccacgaccaccaccacgaccaccactTCGTCCTCGCCCACGGTTTCGATCCCTCCGGGGCTGACATCGAGCACGGACGGCAGGTGCGGCAATGGCGTGACGTGTCTAGGATCGAACTTtgggcgctgctgcagccagTTTGGCTactgcggcgacggcgaccagTACTGTCCCTACATTGTTGGCTGCCAGCCCCAGTTCGGCTACTGCGACCCGCAGACGGGCGGGGGTTAA